From a single Adhaeribacter swui genomic region:
- a CDS encoding NAD-dependent 4,6-dehydratase LegB produces the protein MNLKNKKVLITGADGFIGSHLVERLLEEGCQVKAFCYYNSFNTWGWLDTLAKDQLQQIEVFTGDVRDSNGVRTAMQGCEIVFHLAALIAIPYSYHSPDSYVDTNIKGTLNILQAARDLGVQKILVTSTSEVYGTALYVPIDEKHPRQGQSPYSATKIGADAIAESFYRSFNLPVTIVRPFNTFGPRQSARAVIPTIITQLLAGKNGIKLGSLHPTRDLLFVKDTANGFVEIAKAEATIGEEVNIATQSEITIGELAQMLIAKINPQAQIISDDVRLRPAKSEVERLFGSNEKIKRLTNWQPQYSFSQALDETINWFKQPENLAKYKADIYNV, from the coding sequence ATGAATTTAAAAAATAAAAAGGTTCTTATAACCGGTGCGGATGGCTTTATCGGTAGCCATTTAGTAGAACGGCTTTTAGAGGAAGGCTGCCAAGTAAAAGCTTTTTGTTATTACAATTCTTTTAATACCTGGGGGTGGTTAGATACCCTGGCTAAAGATCAGTTGCAACAAATAGAAGTATTTACGGGTGATGTGCGGGATTCTAATGGGGTACGGACGGCTATGCAGGGTTGTGAAATCGTATTTCATCTGGCGGCTTTAATCGCTATCCCTTATAGTTACCACTCCCCGGATAGCTATGTAGATACGAATATCAAAGGCACTTTAAATATTTTACAAGCAGCCCGGGATTTAGGAGTGCAGAAAATTCTGGTTACATCCACCTCCGAGGTATACGGAACAGCTCTTTATGTACCCATAGACGAAAAACATCCGCGACAAGGGCAGTCTCCTTATTCCGCTACTAAAATTGGCGCAGATGCAATCGCGGAATCTTTTTACCGGAGCTTTAATCTGCCCGTTACCATTGTGCGGCCTTTTAATACTTTCGGGCCCCGGCAATCTGCCAGGGCGGTTATTCCTACTATTATCACGCAATTACTTGCCGGTAAAAATGGAATTAAATTAGGGTCTTTACACCCCACCAGAGATTTACTCTTTGTAAAAGATACGGCTAATGGCTTTGTGGAGATTGCGAAAGCAGAAGCAACCATCGGTGAAGAAGTAAATATTGCTACTCAATCCGAAATTACTATTGGCGAATTAGCTCAAATGTTAATTGCTAAAATTAACCCGCAAGCCCAAATAATTAGCGATGATGTTCGGTTGCGGCCGGCAAAAAGTGAAGTAGAAAGGCTTTTCGGCTCTAATGAAAAAATCAAGCGCCTTACCAATTGGCAACCGCAGTATAGTTTTAGCCAAGCCTTAGACGAAACGATTAACTGGTTTAAACAACCTGAAAATTTAGCTAAGTACAAAGCAGATATTTACAACGTTTAA
- a CDS encoding LegC family aminotransferase: MSLTSQPITEHAVSSAIVALCQFIKELFPGQEFIPLHEPRFVGNERKYVLDAIDSTYVSSVGKYVDQFEAMIRDYTGARYAVATVNGTAALHMALLLAGVNRNELVITQPFSFIATCNAISYVGASPLFVDINKSTLGLSADVLSDFLKNQTEFRAGNTYHRETGKRIAACVPMHTFGHPAEIEQIINSCREYAIPVIEDAAESLGSTFGGKQTGTFGLLGTYSFNGNKTITSGGGGMIVTDDEKLGKMAKHLTTQAKVPHRWDFVHDHIGFNYRLPNLNAAMACAQLEQLNQFISNKRELTQQYKKYFERETAFKLIQEPAGARSNYWLNAVLCPNRSHRDALLAYSNDHGVMTRPAWQLMHRLDMFKDCPRTDLPVAEWIEERLVNIPSSVRVNG, translated from the coding sequence ATGTCTTTAACTTCTCAGCCCATTACCGAACATGCTGTTTCCAGTGCCATTGTAGCGCTTTGTCAGTTTATTAAAGAGCTTTTTCCGGGGCAGGAATTTATACCGTTGCATGAACCCCGTTTTGTGGGGAACGAACGGAAGTATGTGTTGGACGCAATCGATTCTACTTACGTTTCGTCGGTGGGTAAGTACGTGGATCAGTTTGAAGCCATGATCCGGGATTATACTGGTGCCCGCTATGCGGTAGCTACGGTTAATGGCACGGCCGCCTTGCACATGGCTTTATTGCTGGCCGGCGTAAACCGCAACGAATTAGTAATAACCCAGCCCTTTTCTTTTATTGCTACCTGCAATGCCATCTCCTACGTAGGTGCTTCGCCGTTATTTGTGGATATAAATAAATCTACTTTGGGGCTTTCTGCGGATGTTTTAAGCGATTTTTTAAAAAATCAAACCGAATTTCGTGCGGGTAATACCTACCACAGAGAAACCGGAAAACGAATAGCCGCTTGTGTGCCCATGCATACTTTCGGCCATCCCGCTGAAATCGAACAAATAATAAACAGTTGCCGGGAGTATGCTATTCCGGTGATAGAAGATGCGGCGGAATCCCTGGGGAGTACTTTCGGGGGAAAACAAACGGGTACCTTCGGGTTATTGGGTACCTACAGCTTTAACGGCAACAAAACAATAACCAGCGGCGGCGGCGGCATGATTGTAACGGATGATGAAAAGCTGGGGAAAATGGCCAAGCATTTAACCACCCAGGCCAAAGTGCCGCATCGTTGGGACTTCGTGCATGATCATATTGGTTTTAATTACCGCCTCCCAAATTTAAACGCCGCAATGGCCTGCGCCCAACTGGAGCAACTAAATCAATTTATTTCGAATAAGCGCGAATTAACGCAACAGTACAAAAAGTATTTCGAGCGAGAAACTGCTTTTAAGTTAATACAGGAACCTGCCGGAGCACGGTCTAATTACTGGCTCAATGCTGTACTTTGCCCCAACAGGAGCCACCGCGATGCCTTATTGGCTTATAGCAACGACCACGGGGTAATGACCCGCCCCGCCTGGCAATTAATGCACCGCCTGGATATGTTTAAAGACTGCCCCCGGACGGATTTGCCGGTAGCCGAATGGATAGAAGAAAGATTAGTTAATATACCCAGTAGCGTGCGAGTGAATGGCTAA
- a CDS encoding acetyltransferase, whose translation MAKERILLLGAGGHGKSVIEAIESEGRFEIAGILDSPDKVGQTLLGYPVLGTDADLHAFITSIPNVIIAVGQLKSAAKRKQLFQLAKDAGAILPVIVASTAYVSKHATLAEGTVVLHQAFVNAAARIGKNSIINTSAIVEHDATIGDHCHISTKAVINGECSLGHEVFIGSGAILKNGIFIQDKVVIGAGAVVLKTGKTNSVLVGNPAKEI comes from the coding sequence ATGGCTAAAGAACGTATTCTGTTATTAGGCGCAGGCGGGCATGGCAAATCCGTAATAGAAGCTATCGAGTCGGAAGGGCGTTTCGAAATTGCGGGTATTCTCGATAGTCCGGATAAAGTGGGACAAACCCTATTGGGTTACCCGGTTTTGGGTACCGATGCCGATTTGCATGCGTTTATTACCAGTATACCCAACGTGATTATTGCCGTGGGGCAATTAAAAAGTGCGGCTAAACGAAAGCAATTATTTCAACTGGCCAAAGATGCCGGGGCTATTTTGCCGGTTATTGTGGCTTCTACGGCGTATGTATCTAAACACGCAACCTTAGCGGAAGGTACCGTAGTATTGCACCAGGCCTTTGTAAATGCCGCTGCCCGTATTGGTAAAAATAGCATTATCAATACCTCGGCTATCGTGGAGCACGATGCTACCATTGGAGATCATTGCCATATTTCGACCAAAGCGGTGATCAATGGGGAATGTAGCCTAGGCCATGAAGTCTTTATTGGAAGTGGGGCCATTCTGAAGAACGGAATTTTTATTCAGGATAAAGTAGTTATAGGAGCCGGTGCCGTTGTGCTTAAAACAGGAAAGACAAATTCTGTTTTAGTTGGTAATCCGGCTAAAGAAATATGA
- the neuB gene encoding N-acetylneuraminate synthase translates to MVIRLKKYEMNRTLIIAEAGVNHNGSIELAKKLIDAAVEAGVDYVKFQTFQAEKLVSKSARKAEYQAKNINDNDNSQFAMLKKLELDTKTHHLLIEYCRTKNIKFLSTAFDLESIDLLNDLGIDIFKIPSGEITNFPYLQKIGSLQKPVILSTGMANLAEIEAALEVLENAGTNRAHITVLHCNTEYPTPMPDVNLKAMLSIGQAFQVPVGYSDHTLGIEVPIAAVAMGAVCIEKHFTLDKTMEGPDHIASLEPHELKAMVTAIRNIEAAMGDGIKRPSPSELKNKEVVRKSIHILKKVNQNEMITADHLIAKRPAGGISPMLWEHVCGKVATNDLFEGDILKWEDFR, encoded by the coding sequence TTGGTAATCCGGCTAAAGAAATATGAAATGAACAGAACGCTTATAATTGCCGAAGCCGGAGTAAATCATAATGGCAGTATCGAGCTTGCCAAGAAGCTGATAGATGCTGCTGTAGAAGCCGGAGTAGATTATGTTAAGTTTCAAACTTTTCAGGCAGAGAAATTAGTAAGTAAATCAGCTAGAAAAGCCGAATACCAGGCTAAGAATATTAACGACAATGATAACTCTCAGTTTGCCATGTTAAAAAAACTAGAGTTAGACACTAAAACCCATCACCTTTTAATCGAATACTGCAGAACCAAAAATATTAAGTTTCTATCTACTGCTTTTGACCTGGAAAGTATTGATCTCCTGAATGACTTAGGCATAGATATTTTTAAAATTCCTTCCGGAGAAATTACCAACTTTCCTTATCTACAAAAAATTGGCTCTTTGCAGAAGCCGGTGATTTTATCTACCGGTATGGCTAATCTGGCTGAAATTGAAGCGGCCTTGGAGGTTCTGGAAAACGCCGGCACCAATAGAGCCCATATTACCGTTCTACATTGTAATACAGAATACCCGACACCCATGCCGGATGTAAACTTAAAAGCCATGCTTTCAATCGGGCAAGCTTTTCAGGTACCTGTGGGGTATTCAGATCATACTTTAGGTATTGAGGTTCCAATTGCAGCGGTAGCTATGGGAGCCGTTTGCATTGAAAAGCATTTTACCTTAGATAAAACGATGGAAGGGCCGGATCATATTGCCTCCTTGGAGCCCCATGAATTAAAAGCCATGGTTACGGCTATCCGCAATATAGAGGCCGCTATGGGAGATGGTATTAAAAGGCCATCGCCCTCCGAACTGAAAAATAAAGAAGTAGTAAGAAAAAGTATTCATATTCTCAAGAAAGTTAATCAAAACGAAATGATTACTGCGGATCATCTTATTGCTAAAAGACCAGCTGGTGGTATATCTCCAATGTTATGGGAACACGTTTGTGGGAAAGTCGCAACTAATGACCTATTTGAGGGGGACATTTTAAAATGGGAAGATTTTAGATGA
- the neuC gene encoding UDP-N-acetylglucosamine 2-epimerase, which translates to MKRKIAVITGTRAEYGLLYWTLKALKEDDEIELLILVTGMHLSPEFGLTYRQIESDGFIINKKIETILSSDSSVGVGKAMGLGLISFVEAYKELKPDLILVLGDRFEIFSAVAAAMVSRIPVAHCHGGESTFGLIDEPIRHSITKMSHLHFTSTEIYRNRVIQLGENPARVWNVGALGIENINRVKLLNKEAFEESIQFQLLPRNLLITFHPVTLEMATAEEQFNNLLNALNDLDEVGLIFTKPNADTDGRVIINLIDQFVSENNQKSIAFTNLGQLRYLSALQFVDGVIGNSSSGLIEAPSFKVGTLNIGARQQGRIKATSVIDCEPTIESIQQGLAKLFTVEFKETLIHVENPYGSRNASEQIVPVLKSIELENLIKKQFYDIL; encoded by the coding sequence ATGAAGAGGAAAATTGCTGTTATTACAGGCACAAGAGCTGAATATGGTTTATTATATTGGACTTTAAAAGCTTTAAAGGAAGATGATGAGATAGAACTTTTGATACTGGTAACAGGTATGCATTTATCTCCTGAGTTTGGTTTAACTTATCGGCAAATAGAGTCTGATGGTTTTATTATCAATAAAAAAATTGAAACCATTTTATCCTCTGATAGCTCAGTTGGTGTAGGTAAAGCTATGGGATTAGGACTAATAAGCTTTGTAGAAGCTTATAAAGAGTTGAAGCCAGATTTAATTTTAGTGTTAGGAGATCGATTTGAGATTTTCTCAGCAGTTGCAGCTGCAATGGTCTCTCGGATTCCCGTTGCACATTGCCACGGGGGAGAGTCAACTTTCGGGTTAATTGATGAACCTATTAGGCACTCTATAACAAAAATGAGCCATCTGCATTTTACCTCAACTGAAATATATCGTAATAGGGTTATCCAATTAGGAGAGAACCCTGCCAGAGTTTGGAATGTAGGAGCATTAGGAATAGAAAATATTAATAGAGTTAAATTACTAAATAAAGAAGCATTTGAGGAGTCTATTCAATTCCAGCTTTTGCCACGAAATCTTTTAATTACATTTCATCCAGTAACATTAGAGATGGCTACTGCTGAAGAGCAATTTAACAATCTATTGAACGCACTTAATGATCTTGATGAAGTCGGCTTAATTTTTACGAAGCCAAATGCAGATACAGATGGTAGAGTAATAATTAATTTGATCGATCAATTTGTGTCAGAAAACAATCAAAAATCAATTGCTTTTACAAACTTAGGACAACTCCGTTATTTATCTGCTTTGCAATTTGTGGATGGCGTTATTGGTAATTCGTCAAGTGGTTTGATAGAAGCCCCCAGCTTCAAAGTGGGTACTTTAAATATAGGAGCGAGACAACAGGGGAGAATAAAAGCCACTAGTGTAATAGATTGTGAACCTACCATAGAATCAATTCAGCAGGGCTTAGCTAAATTGTTTACTGTTGAGTTTAAAGAAACGCTGATTCATGTTGAAAATCCATATGGTAGTAGAAACGCATCTGAACAAATTGTTCCAGTACTTAAAAGCATTGAACTAGAAAACTTAATTAAAAAGCAGTTTTACGATATTTTGTAA
- a CDS encoding formyltransferase family protein, whose product MRIVFIGTVLFSRVTLEKLIEIGANVVGVITKEKNEFNSDFEDLTPICLREGIPFKYVNDINHPNNIAYIKHLEPHVIYCFGWSSLIKTDLLNTAPLGVIGFHPAALPYNRGRHPLTWALVLGLKKTASTFFIMDEGADTGDIVSQQFIDISDTDDAMLLYNKIIEAALVQIPTFTQALQEGNLITVKQPVEGNTWRKRGIADGKIDFRMNSKTIYNLVRALTKPYVGAHIDYKGEQIKIWKANPILWSEVNIEPGKVLEVTGNIIRVKTSNGAIELVEHGFEILPNTGDYL is encoded by the coding sequence ATGCGCATTGTATTTATAGGTACGGTATTGTTTTCCAGAGTTACCTTAGAAAAGCTGATTGAAATAGGTGCGAATGTGGTGGGCGTAATAACAAAGGAAAAAAATGAATTTAATTCAGATTTTGAAGATTTAACTCCAATATGTTTAAGGGAAGGTATTCCCTTTAAATATGTTAATGATATTAATCATCCTAATAACATAGCTTATATTAAGCATTTAGAGCCTCATGTTATATATTGTTTTGGATGGTCTAGCTTAATCAAAACTGATCTTTTAAACACTGCTCCTTTAGGTGTTATAGGATTTCATCCAGCCGCACTTCCTTATAATAGAGGTCGGCATCCGCTTACTTGGGCATTGGTTCTTGGATTAAAAAAGACAGCTTCTACTTTTTTTATTATGGATGAAGGAGCAGATACCGGAGATATTGTTTCTCAGCAGTTTATTGATATTTCAGATACTGATGATGCGATGTTATTATATAATAAAATAATTGAAGCTGCCCTTGTTCAAATTCCAACCTTTACACAAGCTCTTCAAGAGGGTAATTTAATAACTGTAAAACAACCTGTAGAAGGAAATACCTGGCGTAAAAGAGGAATCGCGGATGGAAAAATTGATTTTAGAATGAATTCTAAGACTATCTATAATCTAGTGAGAGCATTAACCAAGCCGTATGTTGGAGCTCATATTGATTATAAAGGAGAACAAATAAAAATTTGGAAAGCAAATCCAATTCTGTGGAGTGAAGTAAATATAGAGCCAGGTAAAGTCCTTGAAGTGACTGGTAATATAATTAGAGTGAAAACATCTAATGGAGCAATTGAATTAGTTGAACATGGTTTTGAGATTCTACCAAACACGGGAGACTATTTATGA
- a CDS encoding PIG-L deacetylase family protein, with the protein MRNVIVVAAHPDDEVLGVGGTILKHKASGDKVCWLIVTNIFEHQGFSKDRVLSRQIEIQKVAKELGVDQIIKLDFPTMSLSSSSIIQMVPKVSSVFNDFKPEIIYCHNRSDAHSDHRIIFDAVMACTKSFRYPFIKQVLMYETISETEFGPALLEKAFIPNYFIDISKFLNKKLDIMKIYESEIGEHPFPRSLKNIEALATYRGASVGVEYAESFQVIKYIDK; encoded by the coding sequence ATGAGAAATGTGATAGTAGTTGCTGCACACCCTGATGATGAAGTTTTAGGAGTAGGAGGCACCATTTTAAAACATAAAGCTAGTGGAGATAAGGTTTGTTGGTTAATTGTAACTAACATTTTTGAGCATCAGGGATTCTCTAAAGATAGGGTATTAAGTCGTCAGATTGAAATTCAGAAAGTAGCCAAAGAATTAGGGGTAGATCAAATTATAAAACTTGATTTTCCTACTATGTCGCTGTCCAGTAGTTCAATTATTCAAATGGTTCCTAAAGTATCTTCAGTATTTAATGATTTTAAACCAGAAATTATTTATTGCCACAATCGATCTGATGCACATTCAGATCATAGAATAATTTTTGATGCAGTAATGGCTTGTACAAAATCTTTTCGATATCCTTTTATAAAGCAAGTATTAATGTATGAAACTATTTCTGAAACAGAGTTTGGCCCAGCCTTATTAGAGAAAGCGTTTATTCCAAACTATTTTATTGATATATCTAAATTTCTAAACAAAAAATTAGATATAATGAAAATTTATGAATCAGAAATAGGAGAACATCCTTTTCCAAGAAGCTTGAAGAATATTGAAGCATTAGCAACTTACAGAGGAGCCAGTGTTGGTGTTGAATATGCAGAATCATTCCAGGTAATCAAATACATTGATAAGTAA
- a CDS encoding nucleotidyltransferase family protein, whose protein sequence is MMSLDNNIIPPSTTGREALIQLDRAIVEFKTLFIVDDNGILQGTLTDGDIRRGLIAGKDIDTSVENFMFRNFRFLYEGQSSLENIAMLRKSKIALVPIVDENKKLIKIIDLASKKSLLPVDAVIMAGGRGERLRPLTDSIPKPLLKVGLKPIIEHNIDRLIYFGIENITISIKYLGEQLIEAFGNGQAKGANIRYIAEKEALGTLGAISLIEDFQSKHVLIMNSDLLTNIDFEDFFQSYLDRNADIAIATVPYQVNIPYAVLEVEDSKIRDFKEKPSYTYYSNAGIYLVKREILKLIPKGVFYNATDLMELLIKNNQNVISYPILGYWLDIGKQEDYLKAQEDIKHINW, encoded by the coding sequence ATGATGTCCCTAGATAATAATATTATTCCTCCAAGTACCACAGGTAGAGAAGCGCTTATTCAATTAGATCGGGCAATAGTAGAATTTAAAACACTTTTTATTGTTGATGACAATGGAATACTGCAAGGTACCCTGACCGATGGGGACATTCGAAGGGGGCTTATTGCCGGAAAGGATATTGACACTTCCGTTGAAAACTTTATGTTCCGGAACTTTCGGTTTTTGTACGAGGGGCAATCTTCTTTAGAAAACATTGCCATGCTCCGGAAGAGTAAAATAGCCTTGGTACCAATAGTAGATGAAAACAAAAAGTTAATTAAAATTATTGATCTGGCCAGTAAAAAATCGCTGCTACCAGTAGATGCCGTAATTATGGCCGGAGGGCGCGGGGAAAGATTAAGGCCTTTAACGGATTCTATACCGAAGCCACTCTTAAAAGTTGGGCTTAAACCTATCATTGAGCATAATATTGATCGGTTGATCTACTTCGGTATAGAAAATATTACGATTAGCATTAAATATTTAGGCGAGCAATTAATTGAAGCGTTTGGTAATGGTCAGGCCAAAGGGGCTAATATCCGGTACATTGCTGAAAAAGAGGCGTTAGGCACTTTAGGCGCCATCAGCTTAATCGAAGATTTTCAGAGTAAGCATGTGTTGATTATGAACTCTGATTTGCTCACTAACATTGATTTTGAAGATTTCTTTCAATCTTACCTGGACCGCAATGCTGATATTGCCATTGCAACTGTACCTTACCAGGTAAACATTCCTTATGCTGTTCTGGAAGTGGAAGACTCTAAAATCCGGGATTTTAAAGAAAAACCCAGTTATACCTATTACTCGAATGCCGGTATTTACCTGGTAAAAAGAGAAATATTAAAGTTAATTCCGAAAGGAGTATTCTATAATGCCACCGATTTAATGGAATTGCTAATTAAAAATAACCAAAACGTAATTTCTTATCCTATTCTGGGATACTGGTTGGATATAGGTAAACAAGAAGATTACTTAAAAGCGCAGGAAGATATAAAACATATTAATTGGTGA
- a CDS encoding acylneuraminate cytidylyltransferase family protein, producing the protein MADLYIIPARGGSKGIPGKNIKPLNGKPLIHYTLDVAKAVAKPEDIICVSTDDDAIIKAVTEYGFKVDFKRPPELASDTAGMNEVLLHALNFYEQKQATIDKIILLQPTSPFRKAEQVKEALLVFSPDMDMVVSVKVTDANPYYVLAEENEHGYLEKSKKANFVRRQDCPIVYQYNGALYIINPQMLKSKSLTGLDRVKKYVMDDITSVDLDTPLDWSFAEFLKGRF; encoded by the coding sequence ATGGCAGACCTATATATTATTCCGGCGAGAGGTGGTTCTAAAGGAATACCGGGTAAGAATATTAAACCTTTAAATGGGAAACCTTTAATACACTATACATTAGACGTAGCAAAAGCGGTAGCTAAACCAGAAGATATTATCTGTGTATCTACGGATGATGATGCCATAATTAAAGCAGTAACGGAATACGGGTTTAAGGTTGATTTTAAGAGACCGCCTGAGCTAGCCAGTGATACCGCCGGCATGAACGAGGTTTTACTACATGCCCTTAATTTCTATGAACAAAAGCAAGCTACTATTGATAAAATAATATTATTACAACCTACCTCTCCGTTCCGGAAAGCAGAACAAGTGAAAGAAGCCCTGCTGGTATTTTCGCCTGACATGGACATGGTAGTTTCGGTAAAAGTAACCGATGCGAATCCGTATTATGTATTGGCCGAAGAGAATGAACACGGTTATTTAGAGAAGTCAAAAAAAGCCAATTTCGTCCGTCGGCAAGATTGCCCAATAGTTTATCAATATAACGGTGCTCTTTATATAATTAATCCGCAAATGCTTAAATCTAAGTCGCTGACTGGTTTAGATAGAGTAAAGAAATATGTAATGGATGATATTACTTCAGTTGATCTGGATACTCCGTTAGATTGGAGCTTTGCTGAATTTTTAAAAGGCCGGTTTTAA
- a CDS encoding oligosaccharide flippase family protein, producing MLKKLISHTLIYGLAPQLPKIASLFILPIITKDLTTKDYGIAGLVEAYTGALGAIGGLGLPVVLSNYFIKARTRYKGFWKEIHGILSVWSIAYTFLLALFLYCILPSEANEHLYTIIFLNCLPPLLFNTTNIIGNYYYQLEQKPLVIGIISATSGFVAVFMNLFTISYLKMGYLGWFISSATAVLVTFLFYVYPVYFKHDLSPNFKFKLKRVKKYLKISLPTIPHYYSSYLLDSADRVILGYYKVNINSLGLYNVGYNFGNYIRFLVMAINQAVSPFYLRYYAKGTTSSQYAARDLTFLLQGGVLFICSILALWLKEIFQILISNKELQKGYVVGILIIMAYSYRPMYVGAVNKLFYHEKTSQLWKISFIAGITNLVLNLIFIPIYGIYAAAVTTFLSLLYMGFSAYFLNVFKKIEDVKYYPLRWMLIILFLSTTVFILKDINVRFKITITILFACFISLLLYKLYRELNKENI from the coding sequence ATGTTAAAAAAGTTAATTTCCCATACTTTAATTTATGGTTTAGCTCCTCAGCTCCCTAAAATTGCTAGTTTGTTTATATTGCCCATTATTACTAAAGATTTAACTACTAAAGATTACGGAATTGCTGGTTTAGTAGAGGCGTATACTGGTGCATTAGGAGCAATTGGTGGTTTAGGTCTTCCAGTAGTATTAAGTAATTACTTTATCAAAGCACGAACTCGTTACAAAGGATTTTGGAAAGAGATTCACGGGATTCTATCGGTTTGGTCTATTGCCTATACCTTTTTATTAGCTCTCTTTTTATACTGTATTTTACCTTCTGAGGCAAACGAGCACTTATATACTATAATATTTTTGAATTGCCTGCCTCCACTTTTATTCAACACAACCAATATTATTGGTAATTACTATTATCAATTAGAACAAAAGCCGTTAGTGATAGGCATTATTTCCGCAACTTCAGGTTTTGTTGCAGTATTCATGAATCTATTTACAATTTCCTATTTGAAAATGGGATACTTAGGTTGGTTTATTTCATCTGCAACGGCTGTATTGGTGACATTCTTATTCTATGTTTATCCTGTATATTTTAAACATGATTTAAGTCCAAATTTTAAATTCAAGTTGAAACGAGTAAAAAAATACCTCAAGATAAGTTTACCTACTATCCCACACTATTATTCCTCTTATTTATTAGATAGTGCTGATAGAGTAATTTTAGGTTATTATAAAGTGAATATTAATAGTTTAGGATTGTATAATGTAGGGTATAATTTTGGTAATTATATCCGTTTTTTGGTGATGGCCATTAATCAGGCCGTATCCCCATTTTATTTGAGGTATTATGCAAAAGGTACTACTAGTTCACAATATGCAGCACGTGATTTAACTTTCTTACTACAAGGAGGTGTGTTATTTATATGTTCTATTTTGGCATTATGGCTTAAGGAAATTTTTCAAATTTTAATTAGTAACAAGGAATTACAAAAAGGCTATGTGGTAGGTATATTAATTATAATGGCATATTCCTATAGACCTATGTATGTGGGTGCTGTAAACAAATTGTTTTATCATGAGAAAACTAGTCAGTTATGGAAAATTTCTTTCATAGCAGGTATCACTAATCTCGTTTTAAATTTAATATTTATTCCTATTTATGGTATCTACGCTGCTGCAGTTACTACTTTTTTGTCTTTGCTTTATATGGGTTTTTCTGCTTACTTTCTAAATGTTTTCAAAAAGATTGAAGATGTTAAATATTATCCTTTAAGATGGATGCTTATTATACTGTTTTTATCTACAACAGTATTTATATTGAAAGATATTAATGTGAGATTTAAAATTACTATCACAATTTTATTTGCATGTTTTATAAGTTTGCTTCTGTATAAACTATATAGAGAATTAAATAAAGAAAATATCTAA